A genomic window from Streptomyces sp. MST-110588 includes:
- a CDS encoding fumarate reductase/succinate dehydrogenase flavoprotein subunit — protein MTHHTDHADHADRTPFAPFTPYTAYTTGDPVADTKAPDGPVAQRWDRRRFDAKLVNPANRRKHTVIVVGTGLAGGAAGATLAEQGYRVLQFCYQDSPRRAHSIAAQGGINAAKNYRNDGDSVHRLFYDTVKGGDFRARESNVHRLAQVSVEIIDQCVAQGVPFAREYGGLLDTRSFGGVQVSRTFYARGQTGQQLLLGAYQALSRQIAAGAVEMHPRTEMLDLIVVGGRARGIVARDLITGEITPYFADAVVLATGGYGNVFHLSTNAMNSNATAIWRAHRRGAYFANPCFTQIHPTCIPRTGDHQSKLTLMSESLRNDGRIWVPRAPGDARPPKEIPEEERDYYLERIYPSFGNLVPRDIASRAAKNVCDEGRGVGPGGQGVYLDFADAIARMGRKTVQEKYGNLFEMYERITAENPYEVPMRIYPAVHYTMGGLWVDYDLQTTIPGLFAIGEANFSDHGANRLGASALMQGLADGYFVLPPTLNDYLARTPHGEEVDAGHPAAVAALSETRERLARLLSIDGDRTPDSFHRELGDLMWEWCGMARTEEGLRKALDRIPQLRAEFWRRVKVPGTGEELNQSLEKANRIVDYLELAELMCLDALHRAESCGGHFREESQTPDGEAARRDEEFCYAAAWEFTGPGRPPVLHREDLVFEYVHPTRRSYA, from the coding sequence ATGACCCATCACACCGACCACGCCGACCACGCCGACCGCACCCCCTTCGCCCCCTTTACTCCCTACACCGCCTACACCACCGGAGACCCGGTCGCCGACACCAAGGCGCCGGACGGGCCGGTGGCCCAGCGCTGGGACCGGCGCCGCTTCGATGCCAAGCTGGTCAACCCGGCCAACCGCCGCAAACACACCGTGATCGTCGTCGGGACCGGGCTGGCGGGCGGCGCGGCCGGCGCCACCCTGGCCGAACAGGGCTACCGCGTCCTCCAGTTCTGCTACCAGGACTCGCCGCGCCGCGCCCACTCCATCGCCGCGCAGGGCGGCATCAACGCCGCCAAGAACTACCGCAACGACGGCGACTCGGTGCACCGCCTCTTCTACGACACCGTCAAGGGCGGCGACTTCCGCGCCCGCGAATCCAATGTGCACCGCCTGGCCCAGGTCTCGGTGGAGATCATCGACCAGTGCGTGGCGCAGGGCGTGCCGTTCGCCCGTGAGTACGGCGGCCTGCTGGACACCCGCTCCTTCGGCGGCGTCCAGGTCTCCCGTACCTTCTACGCCCGTGGCCAGACCGGCCAGCAACTGCTGCTCGGCGCCTACCAGGCGCTCTCCCGGCAGATCGCCGCCGGGGCCGTGGAGATGCATCCGCGTACGGAGATGCTCGACCTGATCGTCGTCGGGGGACGGGCGCGCGGGATCGTGGCCCGGGACCTGATCACCGGTGAGATCACCCCGTACTTCGCGGACGCCGTCGTGCTGGCGACCGGCGGTTACGGCAATGTCTTCCACCTGTCGACCAACGCCATGAACTCCAACGCCACCGCGATCTGGCGCGCCCACCGGCGCGGCGCGTACTTCGCCAACCCCTGCTTCACCCAGATCCACCCCACCTGCATCCCGCGCACCGGTGACCACCAGTCCAAGCTGACGCTGATGAGCGAGTCGCTGCGCAACGACGGCCGTATCTGGGTGCCCAGGGCGCCCGGTGACGCCCGGCCGCCGAAGGAGATCCCCGAGGAGGAGCGCGACTACTACCTGGAGCGGATCTACCCCTCCTTCGGCAATCTCGTCCCGCGCGACATCGCCTCCCGCGCCGCCAAGAACGTGTGTGACGAGGGACGCGGCGTCGGCCCCGGCGGCCAGGGCGTCTACCTGGACTTCGCCGACGCCATCGCCCGTATGGGCCGTAAGACGGTCCAGGAGAAGTACGGCAACCTCTTCGAGATGTACGAGCGGATCACCGCGGAGAACCCGTACGAGGTGCCGATGCGGATCTACCCCGCCGTGCACTACACGATGGGCGGCCTATGGGTCGACTACGACCTCCAGACGACCATTCCTGGCCTGTTCGCGATCGGTGAGGCCAATTTCTCCGACCACGGCGCCAACCGGCTCGGCGCGTCCGCGCTGATGCAGGGCCTGGCCGACGGCTACTTCGTACTGCCGCCCACCTTGAACGACTACCTCGCCCGCACCCCGCACGGCGAGGAGGTGGACGCCGGCCACCCGGCCGCCGTCGCCGCCCTGAGTGAGACCCGTGAGCGGCTGGCGCGGCTGCTGTCCATCGACGGCGACCGCACCCCGGACTCCTTCCACCGCGAGCTGGGCGACCTGATGTGGGAGTGGTGCGGCATGGCCCGTACGGAAGAGGGGCTGCGCAAGGCGCTGGACCGCATCCCGCAGTTGCGCGCCGAGTTCTGGCGCCGCGTCAAGGTCCCCGGGACCGGTGAGGAACTCAACCAGTCGCTGGAGAAGGCCAACCGCATCGTGGACTACCTGGAGCTCGCCGAGCTGATGTGCCTGGACGCGCTGCACCGGGCGGAGTCCTGCGGCGGCCACTTCCGCGAGGAGTCGCAGACCCCGGACGGCGAGGCGGCGCGCCGCGACGAGGAGTTCTGCTACGCCGCGGCCTGGGAGTTCACCGGCCCCGGCCGCCCGCCCGTCCTGCACAGGGAAGACCTGGTTTTCGAGTACGTCCACCCCACCCGACGGAGCTACGCATGA
- a CDS encoding succinate dehydrogenase, protein MALDTRTERQPSFAGILWRSTVGKKTAMAVSGVVMLLYLVVHMLANLKIFFGPEEFNGYAHWLRTIGEPFLRHEWFLWLARLVLLSAVLVHGVAAYQLSRRDIAARPRPYAHRRLRTSYATRTMRWGGIILGLFIVWHVLDLTTLTVNPRAQAGHPYENLIATFSTWYGDVVYIVAMLALGLHVRHGFWSAAQTLGAGSAARDRALKALANLLALVLTAGFVAVPVAVMTGAVS, encoded by the coding sequence ATGGCACTGGACACAAGGACGGAACGACAGCCCTCGTTCGCGGGGATCCTGTGGCGCTCGACCGTCGGCAAGAAGACCGCGATGGCCGTCAGCGGCGTCGTGATGCTGCTGTACCTGGTCGTCCATATGCTCGCCAATCTCAAGATCTTCTTCGGCCCGGAGGAGTTCAACGGCTACGCCCACTGGCTGCGCACCATCGGCGAACCGTTCCTGCGCCATGAGTGGTTCCTGTGGCTCGCCCGGCTGGTGCTGCTCTCGGCAGTCCTCGTCCACGGCGTGGCCGCCTACCAGCTCAGCCGCCGGGACATCGCCGCACGCCCGCGGCCGTACGCGCACCGGCGCCTGCGCACCAGCTACGCCACCCGCACCATGCGCTGGGGCGGGATCATCCTCGGCCTGTTCATCGTCTGGCACGTCCTGGACCTGACGACGCTGACGGTCAATCCCCGCGCCCAGGCCGGTCACCCGTACGAGAACCTCATCGCGACCTTCTCCACCTGGTACGGCGACGTGGTCTACATCGTGGCGATGCTCGCCTTGGGCCTGCACGTACGGCACGGGTTCTGGAGCGCCGCGCAGACGCTGGGCGCAGGCAGCGCGGCACGCGACCGCGCGCTGAAAGCCCTGGCCAACCTCCTGGCGCTGGTACTGACGGCGGGCTTCGTCGCCGTACCGGTGGCCGTCATGACCGGAGCAGTGAGCTGA
- a CDS encoding LysR substrate-binding domain-containing protein, protein MQLQQLRYFAAVADTRHFTRAAEREHVAQPSLSQQIRALERELGAELFHRARGHITLTDAGQTLLPLARRILADTDTARREVQEVAGLRRGRLRLGAPPSLCASLVPDVLSTFHATYPGVELLVHESGSQDLVRVLADGALDLALVITPLPVQAPALTTSEILREDLVVVSAPDRPAPVKAGRRIRVEDLRGCPLAMFRRGYDLREFTTAACRAAGFEPVFAVEGGEMDAVLGFVRAGLGVAVVPSMVAGRSGLRVTRFATPGMHRVISVAHRGDVSPPRAARELQRILREHLR, encoded by the coding sequence ATGCAGCTCCAGCAGCTCCGCTACTTCGCCGCCGTCGCCGACACCCGCCACTTCACCCGGGCGGCCGAGCGCGAACACGTCGCACAGCCCTCCCTGTCCCAGCAGATCCGCGCGCTGGAACGGGAGTTGGGCGCCGAACTCTTCCACCGGGCGCGCGGTCACATCACCCTCACCGACGCCGGGCAGACCCTGCTCCCGCTGGCCCGCCGCATCCTCGCCGACACCGACACCGCCCGCCGTGAGGTCCAGGAGGTCGCCGGTCTGCGGCGCGGACGGCTGCGCCTGGGTGCGCCGCCCAGCCTGTGCGCCAGCCTCGTACCGGACGTTCTAAGTACCTTTCACGCCACCTACCCGGGCGTGGAACTCCTCGTCCACGAAAGCGGTTCGCAGGATCTCGTACGCGTCCTGGCGGATGGCGCGCTGGACCTCGCCCTGGTCATCACCCCGCTGCCGGTGCAGGCGCCGGCCCTGACGACCTCCGAGATCCTGCGCGAGGACCTGGTCGTGGTCTCCGCGCCCGACCGCCCGGCTCCGGTGAAGGCGGGCCGCCGCATCCGCGTGGAGGATCTGCGCGGGTGCCCGCTGGCGATGTTCCGGCGCGGCTACGACCTGCGGGAGTTCACCACGGCGGCCTGCCGCGCGGCCGGCTTCGAGCCGGTCTTCGCCGTCGAGGGCGGCGAGATGGACGCGGTGCTGGGATTCGTCAGGGCCGGGCTGGGCGTCGCCGTCGTCCCCAGCATGGTCGCCGGGCGCTCCGGCCTGCGCGTCACCCGGTTCGCCACCCCCGGCATGCACCGGGTGATCTCCGTGGCGCACCGGGGCGACGTCTCCCCGCCGCGCGCCGCCCGCGAGTTGCAGCGCATCCTGCGAGAACATCTGCGGTAG
- a CDS encoding TIGR03085 family metal-binding protein translates to MSTHAKRERLLLADLLEGAGPDAPTLCENWTTRELAAHTVVRERRADAAGGILVKPLASRLERVQAEFAAKPYEELIGLIRTGPPRLSPFSLKQIDEASNTVEFYVHSEDVRRAQPAWTPRELDPVFSDALWARLERMARVLGRKSPVGLVLRRPDGQTAVARRGTPVVTVTGEPGELLLFAFGRQSAANVELDGDKDAVARLLEAKLGL, encoded by the coding sequence ATGTCGACCCATGCCAAGCGCGAACGTCTCCTCCTCGCCGACCTGTTGGAGGGCGCCGGGCCCGATGCGCCCACCCTGTGCGAGAACTGGACCACCCGGGAACTGGCCGCGCACACGGTGGTGCGCGAGCGGCGCGCGGACGCGGCCGGCGGCATCCTCGTCAAACCGCTGGCCTCCCGGCTGGAGCGGGTACAGGCCGAGTTCGCCGCCAAGCCGTACGAGGAGCTGATCGGCCTGATCAGGACGGGCCCGCCGCGGCTGTCCCCGTTCTCCCTCAAGCAGATCGACGAGGCGTCCAACACCGTGGAGTTCTACGTCCACTCCGAGGACGTACGCCGGGCGCAGCCGGCCTGGACCCCGCGCGAGCTGGACCCCGTCTTCTCGGACGCCCTGTGGGCACGGCTCGAACGGATGGCCAGGGTCCTGGGGCGGAAGTCGCCGGTGGGGCTGGTGCTGCGGCGGCCCGACGGGCAGACGGCGGTGGCCCGCCGTGGTACGCCCGTGGTGACGGTCACGGGTGAGCCGGGCGAGCTGCTCCTGTTCGCGTTCGGCCGCCAGTCCGCGGCGAATGTGGAGCTGGACGGTGACAAGGACGCCGTCGCCAGGCTGCTGGAGGCCAAGCTCGGTCTGTAG
- the hisI gene encoding phosphoribosyl-AMP cyclohydrolase, producing the protein MDPAVAARLKRAPDGLIPAIAQQYDTGEVLMLGWMDDEALHRTLTTGRCTYWSRSRQEYWVKGDTSGHVQHVKSVALDCDADTVLVKVDQVGAACHTGTRTCFDTDVLLTDAS; encoded by the coding sequence CTGGACCCCGCCGTCGCCGCCCGCCTCAAGCGCGCCCCCGACGGCCTGATCCCCGCCATCGCCCAGCAGTACGACACCGGCGAGGTCCTGATGCTCGGGTGGATGGACGACGAGGCGCTGCACCGCACCCTCACCACCGGCCGCTGCACCTACTGGAGCCGCAGCCGTCAGGAGTACTGGGTCAAGGGGGACACTTCCGGCCACGTTCAGCATGTGAAATCCGTGGCCCTGGACTGCGACGCCGACACCGTCCTGGTCAAGGTCGACCAGGTGGGCGCCGCCTGCCACACCGGCACCCGTACCTGCTTCGACACCGACGTGCTGCTCACGGACGCGTCGTAG
- a CDS encoding TIGR02234 family membrane protein, whose protein sequence is MSPGPSREKGAPRSARRSLALALLCGAAGAAVVLLASGRTWAEATARVVQGALPQTASGQDVTGVPGALAVVGLAALVAVFAVRRAGRIAVAALLTLSGLGIVIAAFLGASDTAALKEKAATVTGLTGADVENVSHTAWPWVAVAGGLLLLLAGLLALAYGRHWPAMSGRYERPSGGSRSPRRAAAADPERPEEIWKSLDRGEDPTR, encoded by the coding sequence GTGAGCCCCGGCCCGAGCCGGGAGAAGGGCGCGCCGCGCAGCGCGCGCCGCAGCCTCGCGCTCGCGCTGCTGTGCGGCGCGGCGGGCGCCGCCGTGGTGCTGCTGGCCTCCGGCCGTACCTGGGCCGAGGCCACCGCGCGGGTCGTGCAGGGCGCGCTGCCGCAGACCGCCTCCGGCCAGGACGTCACGGGCGTGCCCGGTGCGCTGGCCGTCGTCGGGCTCGCCGCCCTGGTCGCCGTCTTCGCCGTACGCCGGGCCGGCCGGATCGCGGTCGCGGCCCTGCTGACCCTCAGCGGCCTGGGCATCGTGATCGCCGCCTTCCTCGGCGCCTCGGACACCGCGGCACTGAAGGAGAAGGCCGCCACCGTGACCGGCCTGACCGGCGCGGACGTGGAGAACGTCAGCCACACCGCGTGGCCGTGGGTGGCGGTGGCCGGCGGCCTCCTGCTGCTGCTCGCCGGGCTGCTGGCGCTGGCGTACGGACGGCACTGGCCGGCCATGTCCGGACGCTACGAGCGCCCCTCCGGCGGCTCCCGCAGCCCGCGCCGAGCCGCGGCGGCCGACCCGGAGCGGCCGGAGGAGATCTGGAAGTCGCTGGACCGGGGCGAGGACCCGACCCGGTAG
- a CDS encoding HGxxPAAW family protein, producing MSSSGHGHTPAAWTGVIISFIGFCIAGACTVLANVTGFWAGMVVIGVGAVAGGVMHLMGMGQAPKRSAQSSPRAQAQPQQS from the coding sequence ATGTCGAGCAGTGGCCACGGACACACCCCTGCCGCCTGGACCGGCGTCATCATCTCGTTCATCGGCTTCTGCATCGCCGGTGCCTGCACCGTGCTGGCGAACGTGACCGGCTTCTGGGCCGGCATGGTCGTGATCGGCGTGGGCGCCGTGGCGGGCGGCGTGATGCACCTCATGGGCATGGGCCAGGCGCCCAAGCGGTCGGCCCAGAGCAGCCCCCGGGCGCAGGCCCAGCCGCAGCAGAGCTGA